In Flavobacterium luteolum, the DNA window ATACCCTTTTGTACCTTTTACAGGCCTGAAATTGGTTGTAAAAACCAGAATATCTCCTTTTTTAGGTTTCAAAACAATCGCTTTAGATTGTGCTCTTGGAGTTTGCTGCGTTAGAATAAATTCACCGCCAGTAAAATCTTCATCAGGTTCATTTAGAAAAAGTACAATTTGAATGGGGAAATAAACATCGCCATACAAATCCTGGTGTAAAGTATTAAAGCCGCTTTTGCCGTATTTTAAAATTAAAACTGTAGCCTTCAGCTGATTATTGTCATGACATTGTTTTAACAAATCTTCATGTTTTGCTGGAAAAACAGTATCAATATTTAAAGCTTTCATCCAAGCATTTGCAATTGGAGCTAATTTTGGATAAATCGAAGAACGTATATTTTGAATTAAATCGGGTAGTGGATAATTGAAATATTTGTATTCACCTAAACCAAACCGATAGCGTTCCATTATAACTGTTTTTCGATATATGGATGGATTGTCATAATCGAATTTTAGATCTTCGCATTGTTCGTTATTAAGCACTTTTGGAATAATTGCAAATCCATTTTCGTGCATAGATTCGGTAATGCTTTCCCAGTCTTGAGAAGCAATTTTGGATTGTATATTTTGCATAAAGAAGTTTTAGATTGAGGTTTTTTTCGCCACGAATTCACGAATTTTCTTTTTTAAATATTTTATCTAATATTATTTGAATTAATTCGAATAAATAATCGCAAAGATTTTAAAAAGAAAATTCGTGAACTGCTTCGCCTGTTCGCTATCGCTCGAGTCGTGGCAGAAAAACTTATAGATTTATTTGCGCACCTTCCCAGCCAATAATAGCTGTTTTTCGGGTTTTTCCCCACATATAGCCACCAAATGTTCCCGAAGATTGGATAACACGATGACACGGAATAAGAAACGCAACAGGATTACTGCCAATTGCTGTTCCAACTGCTCTCGATGCATTTGGTTTGTGAATCTGTTGGGCAATAGAACCGTAAGTAGAAAGTTGTCCCATTGGAATTTTTAGTAAAGTTTCCCATACTTTCAGCTGAAAATCGGTTCCTTTTAAATGCAGTTTGATTTCTGATAATTTGCTCCAATCATTCTGAAAAATAAATAGCGCATTTTGCTGTGCTAAGTCTAGTTTTTGGGTAAAAGAAGCATTTGGAAATTTATCTTTTAAGGCAGCAAGTCCTGTGATTTCATCTTCGGCGAAAGCCATAAAACAAACGCCTTTTGAGGTCGATGCAACAATGATATTCCCAAACGGACTTTCGGCAAAACTGTAGTTAATAGCCAGATTTTTTCCGCCATTTTTATATTCTGCAGGCGTCATTCCTTCAATATTAACAAATAGATCATGCAGTCGGCTAGTGCCAGAGAGTCCAGTTTCGTAAGCCGTTTCAGAAATTGTTGCCTGATTTTCTTTGAGTAATTTTTTGGCGTGTTCGATACTTGTAAATTGCAAAAATTTCTTCGGACTCGTTCCTGCCCATTCACTAAAAAGTCTCTGAAAGTGAAACGGACTTAAATGTACTTTTTCTGCAACTTCATCAAGATTGGGCTGATCTTTAAAATTTGCTTTGATGTAATCGATCGCTTCTGCAATGCGGTTATAATTAATGGTTTCTTGTGTGTTCATTTTTCTTCCATTTTATAAGGCAAAGATCGATTGGTTTTGGCAGGTATAAAATCCGAAACTTGCTTTGTTTTTTTGTTTCGGGTTTCAAGTTTCAGGTTCCAACTTAACTTGGAACCTGAAACTTGAAACAAAATTTTACAGTTCTTTTTCCATCTTAAAGTTAATTAATTCAACGCCCAAGCGAATATTTTTCTGTTCGGCTTTTACAACAAATCCTTTCTTTTCAAAAAATGGTTTTGCTGTTATGCTGATATCTGAAGTTATTATTTTTGAATGATGTTTTCTAGCTTCGGTTTCTAATTCGTTTAGAATTTTGTCTGCAATTCCTTGTCGCTGAAAATCTTTATGAATGTAGAAGAAATCAATATAATTATCGTCTTTTAAGGTTCCAAAACCCGCAATTTTGTTTTCAATAATGGCTAATAAAACAAATTGTTTTTCAATAACTTCAATCCAGCGTTCTTTATTTTTTACGCCAGAAATCCAGGCTTCTATTTGAGCTGTATTATAATCGTTTTTGCAGACAGATTGTATGGTTTCGATATACAATTGCTGCATTTCTTCTAAATCTGAAATTACTGCTTGCCTGAAAGTCATTTTCTGAAATTTAAAAATTAGTGTGCTGTAGTTTTAGAAAAAACATTGATTACAATTACGCCAATTATAATTAAACTCAATCCAATTATAGCGGGTAAATCTGGGATTTCTTTGAAGAAAATGGCGCCAATTGCTGTAATTAATACAATTCCGACTCCAGACCAGATGGCATAAGCAAATCCGACGGGAATGGTTCTGATGGCAAAACTCAAACAATAAAAGGCACCACAATAGCCAATAATTGTTATGATACTTGGAATAAGTTTGGTAAATTCTTCAGACTTTTTTAATGCCGATGTTGCAATGATTTCAAAAACTATAGCGATAAATAAAAATAAAAAATTCATCATGATTGTCGTTTTTTACAAAGTTAAGCTTTGTTTGAAACGGACAGGAATTTATTTATCGAATATGAATTTCTGTTTCATTATTTTTTACTTCGTCAAAACAATCAATGCATAGCATTTTAAAATCTGCTCTGGCTTGAAAAACTTCTGTCCATTCTTCGCCATTATCAAGAAGCCATTGTTCACAATCTCCGCACCAAGCAATTTGAGGAAGATCTTCCTTGGCTTCTGAATAGTAGAAACCAATTTTTTCTTTAGAGTCTGTTGCCATTGCAATATGAATGCAGCCAAAAGTCATTTCTTTTGTGCCATGTATTTCGCATAAAACTTTTTCGATCATAATTTTTTTGCTTTATTATGAGTTCTGGAGCTTCAAAATTAAACTTTAAATTTTAGAGTTGTGAATAGTATGGTAATATTTATGGTTCTTGGTTTACGTTTGCGTGAGGGATAGGAGCTAGCTACCAAAGTAGCGCGGATAGCCCGACATAATTTAAGAAAAGGCCCAATGTACGCAAAGCATATTGGGCCTTTTTTAAAATTATGGCACGCCCTGATTAATTTTAGATTTTAGATATCTCTTTTAAGGATTGAATGATAATCCTACGCTGAAAAATAATCTTACTTTGTCGATATTGTTTATCCATGAAGTATCAAAATGAATTGGGCCTAAAATGGATTGATAGGAAATCGCTGCACCTCCTGATATTACTAGGCTGGTATCGATGTTGTTATCCCAATTTCCTTTTGGATTGAAGGCATGCTTTATATAATCGTTGAAGGTGTCAAAACCAACAGAAGCGATATTGAAGTGGGGAGTCAGGTAAATTTTTCCGATTAAGTTTATTTGAGACCCAAGTTTGAGGCCCATATATTGTGTAACATTAAGTTCGTCTTCATGAAGTCCTGCAAACGAGAAGCGATTGCTTCCTGAACTTGGAATAATACCGCCTATGAAATATTTTGCCGCGTAACCAAATCCTGAAAACGGAATATCATCATGTTTGAGTTTATCCTGAAAAATAAAATAAGAGTCAAATCCTATGATTCCTGTAATTTTCTTTTTTATAGCTAATCTCTTCTCGTAAGTTAAACCAAATTTGGTGTAGCCATTTGTTGAGCCAGAAACGCGTGTTTGGTCTGGATCAGAAAAAGCAGCGTCGATATCGGTAAGAAATGATCGTGCTACATTCGATTTTATAATTGTCCCTTCTGTGGCAAAGAAAACTCGATCCATGTCATTATAAGAATAATGCAGGTTGAATTCTATATTATTGAAGTTGTAATTGTTGATGCTTACAGAGTTTGGATTGTATTCTCGATCATATTTAGGTTTTAGATTGGTGTAGCTATAATTTAAACCAAAGCCTAAATAACTTTTTAAAGAATTTATATTTCTGTTTACCTCATTGTTGAGTTCAAAAGCGTTGTAAAGTATGTTGTCTGATGCTTTTCCGTTTATATAGATTTCTTGGCGAAGAAAGGCTCCGTAAGCTTCAGATATCCACCACCATTCTCTATGCTTTCCAAAATTTTTCTGATAATTGATTCTTGCTTTTGGCTGTTCGGCAATATCTACCGTTAAAAGAAGACGAGAGGCATCGGCAAGAACATTTCTTCCTGTGTAGTTAAAAATTATTCCGACACCTCTGTAAGTGTCATAATGCACTGATGTGTTTAGCTGGTTTTTTGCACGTTCAAATCCGAACAATGTAATGCCTAGTTTATCTTCGTCTTTAATGAAATAACTATACGTAATCTCGTCAAAAAGATTGGTTCCCATTGCTCTGTTGATGCCCGCTATTAAATCTTTGGTAGTGTATTTTACATGGGTTTTTAGATTTGCCCTTCCGACAACCAACGGCATATTTTCGGGACTTATTTTTTTGTAAACAATTGTGTCTAGAATAAACTCATTTGGCATATCGGGCAATTTATGAGTTCGCTGCTGAAATCCTTTTAGCTTTTCTGACAGAGCAATTAAGGCCGGAAGATTTTGATTTGTGGCAATTTTTCCATCTTTGTAGATTTCATTGCTATCTGCAAAATCTGCAGTAGAGAAACGAAGATTGGGTAGGTGATCAACCAATATGTTGCATAAATCGCGGTTTGCAGGATTTTTAATGTTGCTCGGGAACATACTGGTCTGCATTAATATGGTCATAAGATTATTTAGCTTATCGGCAGGTTCCATTCCGCCTCCGACATCACTTCCAATAATAATATCGGCACCCATTTGTTTGGCAACATCAGTAGGGAAATTATTTAATACTCCACCGTCTACCAAAACCGTTTTTCCGTAAGGCATTGGTTTGAAGATAGCAGGTAACGACATACTGGCTCGCATAGCATAAGATAAACTTCCTTTGCTTAAAATAACTTCTTTTCCTTCAACCAAGTCTGTGGCCATAGCTCTGAAAGGAATCGGGAGACTGTCAAAATCTTTGACATTGTATACAGGGAAAGTTAATTCAGAAAGGTATTCTCTTAGATTTTGATCATTTAACAGAGAACCAATGCTGTTAAGTTTTCCGTCTTTAACACCTATTCCGACTAAATATCGTTGAAATTCTCTTTTTTCTTCGGCACTTACAGCTCGTAATGATTGACCTCCGCCTAAGAGTTTATCCCAATAAATATCTTTCGTGATTTTTTCTATGCTATCACCCGAATATCCCATTGCATATAACCCACCAATAATGCTTCCCATACTGTTTCCAACAATAAGATCTGGAACGATGTGAAGTGAATCTAATTTTTGCAAAAGCGGAATATGTGCAATTCCTTTTGCACCGCCACCGCTTAGTACTAACACAACTTTAGGCTTTTTTTCCTGAGAAAAAATAATTTGCGGGAGACTTAGTAAAAATAAGAAGACGAGTAAATAAGATGTTTTTTTCAATTTTTTACTATTTAAGTATTTGATAAATAGATTCTTATTCTGGTTGTTAAAAGTAAGCAGATATTTATAAAAGTACAATTTTTTGATAGAAATGTTTTACCTGAAACATAAAAACAGAAAACCCGACAGATTTTTAAAACCTGTCGGGTTTGAATATATACATAAAGAAATCTAATCCCGATAGCTATCGGGACTAAAATCAATTAATATCTGTAGTACTCTGGTTTGAATGGACCTTGAACTTCAACACCAATGTAAGCAGCTTGATCTTCTCTTAAAACTTCAAGTTCAACGCCTAATTTAGCTAAGTGTAAAGCAGCAACTTTTTCATCTAAATGTTTTGGTAACATGTAAACTTCATTTTTGTAAGCTGCGCTGTTGTTCCATAATTCGATTTGAGCTAAAGTTTGGTTTGTAAATGAGTTACTCATTACAAAACTTGGGTGACCTGTAGCACAACCAAGGTTTACTAAACGACCTTCAGCCAAGATAATGATATCTTTACCGTTGATGTTGTATTTGTCAACCTGAGGTTTGATTTCGATTTTAGATGCACCGTGGTTTTTGTTTAACCAAGCCATGTCAATTTCGTTATCGAAGTGACCAATGTTACAAACAACAGTTTTGTCTTTCATTTGCTCGAAGTGCTCTCCAAGAACGATATCTTTATTTCCTGTAGTTGTAATGATGATATCAGCATTAGCAATTACAGTGTTTAATTTTTTAACTTCATAACCGTCCATTGCAGCTTGTAAAGCACAAATTGGATCGATTTCAGTAACAGTTACAATAGAACCAGCACCTCTGAAAGAAGCAGCAGTTCCTTTTCCAACGTCACCATATCCACAAACAACAACTCTTTTTCCAGCTAACATTAAGTCGGTTGCACGACGTACAGCATCTACAGCAGATTCTTTACATCCGTATTTGTTATCAAATTTAGATTTAGTAACAGAATCGTTAATGTTGATTGCAGGCATTGGAAGAGTTCCAGCTTTTACTCTTTCGTAAAGTCTGTGAACACCAGTTGTAGTTTCTTCAGAAAGACCTTTAATTCCAGCAACTAATTCTGGGTAACGATCGATAACCATATTAGTTAAATCTCCACCATCATCTAAGATCATGTTCAATGGTTTTCTGTCTTCACCAAAGAATAAAGTTTGCTCAATACACCAGTCAAATGATTCTTCGTCAAGACCTTTCCAAGCGTAAACTGAAATTCCTGCAGCAGCAATCGCAGCAGCAGCCTGATCCTGAGTAGAGAAAATGTTACAAGAAGACCAAGTAACTTCTGCACCAAGAGCAATTAAAGTTTCGATCAAAACAGCAGTTTGAATCGTCATGTGTAAACATCCAGCAATACGAGCTCCTTTTAATGGTTGTTCGTCTTTATATTCAGCGCGAAGTGCCATTAAACCTGGCATTTCAGCTTCAGCTAGTTCAATTTCTTTTCTTCCCCAAGCCGCTAGAGAAATGTCTTTTACTTTGAAAGCCACATAAGGCGTAGTCGATGTACTCATTTATATTATATTTGTATAATTGTAAAATTTTTGCAAATTTAAGGAATAGCTTTTGAATTTTACTAATTTCTGTCAGATTTGTGAAATCTTTAATTTCTTAATCTTTAGAACATTAGTTTATAAAACGATTTAAACCATATAAGTGATATAAGTTCATTTAAAAAAGATTCTGAAACTATTACCTTTGTCGCGAATTGCTTATATTTACTAATGCATTCTTTAAACCAACAGTTATGTTTTCTTAAATGACTTATATGGTTTAAAATTTACCACCAAAAATTTATAATTAATCATTTACAATTTATAATTAAAAAGTAATGCCTTTATTTCAGACCATACAATTCAATGAAACGACTAAAATTTTAATTTGGGAAATAACCGAATCTTTTGATGAATTGTACAGCAGAGTAACGTTGAAAGAAAAAACACAGCGCAGACTGGAGGGAATGAAATCACAAATGCATCAGCGTGCTTTTTTAAGTGTTCGAATGCTGATTCAGGAAATGGGTTTTACAGATAAAGATCTGCATTATGATGAATTTGGAAAACCATATTTTGATTGTGATCATCATATCTCAATTACACATTCTTACCATTTTGCAGCCATCATTATAAGCAAAGAAAAGGTTGGAATTGACATGGAATTGCAACGTGAGAAAATTCAAAGAATAGCAGATAAATTTACCGATTATGAATGCAGGTATTTAGAACCGAATTCTATAGAAGAATACATAAAAAAACTTACCGTTATTTGGGGAGCCAAAGAGGCGATCTTTAAAATAAGAAATGAAAAAGGTATAAGTTTTAAAGATCATATTAATGTAAACAACTTCTCTTTAGGAGAAACCCAAACGCAGGCAAGTCTTCATTTTGATGATCTCATAAAGGATTTTGATGTGCACTACGAAGAAATCAAATCAGATAATTTTGAGGGAACCTTTACTTTGGTTTATGCTTTTGAGAAATAAAATGTCAATTTAAAAATTCTAAGATTTAGATATTTAAACTTCGCTTTCTTTTTGTCTATGCTGAAATATACTCATATATAAAAAAGTACTCATTTTTCGGGCGCGTCTTTTTAATGTTTCGGCGTTTTCGCCTTCAAAATGTTCATCAATGGTTTGAGACCAATGATTGAGCCAGATTCCGAATTCGTTTATAGTGATTTTTTCATCAAAATGGGCATCAACTTCATTGTGTACAGCGTGAGGATTTCCTTTGTATTTGCGAACGCCAAATAGGTTTGTTTCCCAAAAATCAGTCAGCTTTTCGAGGTGTGCATCCCAATCAGAAATCATTTCATTAAAATAAAAGCCGATTTCTCGATCGGCTCTTATTTTAACATAAAATTGATGTACTAAAAATGATACATCAGCTCTATTTTCTATTTGTTTTTTCATAGAATAAAACTATTCAAGAATATAAAAAATACGCTTAAAAGTGTGCTTACCATAATCAGGTTGAAAACTACTTTATGTTTCATTTGTGCTAAGATAGATGTATTTGCGAAAACACAAGCTAAAACAATAATTCCTAGCTGAATCATCTGTGGAATTGAAGTTCCGTTTGATAAAACGTACATAGCTGCAGCGCCTCCTAAACAGCTTTGTCCAATTACTGCCATTGCAGCAGAACCCATATAGTTTCTATTGAAAATGTCGAATGTTGTTTGATATAGTGTCATGGTATTCAGTTTTTTATATCAACAAAATTACATCCACAATGGCGCTCAATTTTATGATTAAAATCATAAAACGAGATTTTTTTTATCTGTATACTTTTCGGTTGATAATCTTCAATTCACCTTTTTTTTCCAATGCTTTTATTGTTCTAATTACAGTTTCTACCCGTAAACCAGTTAAATCTCCAATCTGCTGTCTGGTAAAATTAATGAGATAACCGTTTTTATCTTTCTGAAAATTGAAATAAGCAATTCCGTGATCTATTAATTTCAACACACGATGTTCTGGTTCATGTGTAGAAATTTCGGCAGCCATAACCGATTTGTAATACAATCTCTGCGCTAGATTTTCGATTATTTGAATACTCACTTTTGGATTTTCTTCTAAAAGCCTCATGAAGTTTTCTTTTGGAAGAGTAAAAAGCTCGGTATTTTCTACAGCAATAGCATTTGCTGGATATTTTTGGTTTAAAAATAGTGGTGGTTCGCCAAAAGATTGTCCGTTATAAAAAATACCTTGAATAAATTCACGGCCATCATCATTATAATTGCTCATCTTTACTTCACCAGAAATAATCTGATAATAGTGTGATGGCAGATTTCCTTCTTCAAAAATAATATCATTTTTATCAAATGATTTTTTTACGACACCGTACTTTTCTAGTAATTCTACTGTAATCATAATGTATTGTTTACGTTACCAAAAGACATTGAACAAATATAATTTATTCAAAATAGTTCTTCTACATTAAAAATCTTTTACTTTTACACCCCGTATGCAAGAACAAATACTTACTATTAAACAACAGATTTTAGAAGCTAAAAGCAATGGCCAAAAATTACTGGCAGTGCTTTTGGATCCTGATAAAATTGTATTGGAAAATGTCAATCATTTAATTGAAAAAATTAATGGTTCGCCTGCAACTCACATTTTTGTAGGAGGAAGTATTGTTCAGAATAACATTTTGGAAGAATTGATTTCGGAGTTAAAGCAAAAAACAAATTTACCTGTTATTTTGTTTCCTGGCGATCCTTCGCAGATTTCGCCGCAAGCCGATGCAATTCTGTTCCTATCGTTATTGTCTGGCCGAAATCCCGATTATTTGATAGAATATCAAGTTCAGGCTGCTCCAATTCTTAAAAAAACAAATTTAGAAGTTATTTCTACAGGATATATTTTAATTGAAAGCGGTAATGAAACTGCCGTTGCTCGTGTAAGTAAAACAAAACCTCTAAGCCGCGAAAATCTTGATTTGGTTT includes these proteins:
- a CDS encoding 2OG-Fe(II) oxygenase — protein: MQNIQSKIASQDWESITESMHENGFAIIPKVLNNEQCEDLKFDYDNPSIYRKTVIMERYRFGLGEYKYFNYPLPDLIQNIRSSIYPKLAPIANAWMKALNIDTVFPAKHEDLLKQCHDNNQLKATVLILKYGKSGFNTLHQDLYGDVYFPIQIVLFLNEPDEDFTGGEFILTQQTPRAQSKAIVLKPKKGDILVFTTNFRPVKGTKGYYRVNMKHGVSEVHSGERYTLGIIFHDALS
- a CDS encoding bifunctional helix-turn-helix domain-containing protein/methylated-DNA--[protein]-cysteine S-methyltransferase, whose translation is MNTQETINYNRIAEAIDYIKANFKDQPNLDEVAEKVHLSPFHFQRLFSEWAGTSPKKFLQFTSIEHAKKLLKENQATISETAYETGLSGTSRLHDLFVNIEGMTPAEYKNGGKNLAINYSFAESPFGNIIVASTSKGVCFMAFAEDEITGLAALKDKFPNASFTQKLDLAQQNALFIFQNDWSKLSEIKLHLKGTDFQLKVWETLLKIPMGQLSTYGSIAQQIHKPNASRAVGTAIGSNPVAFLIPCHRVIQSSGTFGGYMWGKTRKTAIIGWEGAQINL
- a CDS encoding GNAT family N-acetyltransferase gives rise to the protein MTFRQAVISDLEEMQQLYIETIQSVCKNDYNTAQIEAWISGVKNKERWIEVIEKQFVLLAIIENKIAGFGTLKDDNYIDFFYIHKDFQRQGIADKILNELETEARKHHSKIITSDISITAKPFFEKKGFVVKAEQKNIRLGVELINFKMEKEL
- a CDS encoding DMT family transporter is translated as MMNFLFLFIAIVFEIIATSALKKSEEFTKLIPSIITIIGYCGAFYCLSFAIRTIPVGFAYAIWSGVGIVLITAIGAIFFKEIPDLPAIIGLSLIIIGVIVINVFSKTTAH
- a CDS encoding patatin-like phospholipase family protein gives rise to the protein MLVLSGGGAKGIAHIPLLQKLDSLHIVPDLIVGNSMGSIIGGLYAMGYSGDSIEKITKDIYWDKLLGGGQSLRAVSAEEKREFQRYLVGIGVKDGKLNSIGSLLNDQNLREYLSELTFPVYNVKDFDSLPIPFRAMATDLVEGKEVILSKGSLSYAMRASMSLPAIFKPMPYGKTVLVDGGVLNNFPTDVAKQMGADIIIGSDVGGGMEPADKLNNLMTILMQTSMFPSNIKNPANRDLCNILVDHLPNLRFSTADFADSNEIYKDGKIATNQNLPALIALSEKLKGFQQRTHKLPDMPNEFILDTIVYKKISPENMPLVVGRANLKTHVKYTTKDLIAGINRAMGTNLFDEITYSYFIKDEDKLGITLFGFERAKNQLNTSVHYDTYRGVGIIFNYTGRNVLADASRLLLTVDIAEQPKARINYQKNFGKHREWWWISEAYGAFLRQEIYINGKASDNILYNAFELNNEVNRNINSLKSYLGFGLNYSYTNLKPKYDREYNPNSVSINNYNFNNIEFNLHYSYNDMDRVFFATEGTIIKSNVARSFLTDIDAAFSDPDQTRVSGSTNGYTKFGLTYEKRLAIKKKITGIIGFDSYFIFQDKLKHDDIPFSGFGYAAKYFIGGIIPSSGSNRFSFAGLHEDELNVTQYMGLKLGSQINLIGKIYLTPHFNIASVGFDTFNDYIKHAFNPKGNWDNNIDTSLVISGGAAISYQSILGPIHFDTSWINNIDKVRLFFSVGLSFNP
- the ahcY gene encoding adenosylhomocysteinase, producing MSTSTTPYVAFKVKDISLAAWGRKEIELAEAEMPGLMALRAEYKDEQPLKGARIAGCLHMTIQTAVLIETLIALGAEVTWSSCNIFSTQDQAAAAIAAAGISVYAWKGLDEESFDWCIEQTLFFGEDRKPLNMILDDGGDLTNMVIDRYPELVAGIKGLSEETTTGVHRLYERVKAGTLPMPAININDSVTKSKFDNKYGCKESAVDAVRRATDLMLAGKRVVVCGYGDVGKGTAASFRGAGSIVTVTEIDPICALQAAMDGYEVKKLNTVIANADIIITTTGNKDIVLGEHFEQMKDKTVVCNIGHFDNEIDMAWLNKNHGASKIEIKPQVDKYNINGKDIIILAEGRLVNLGCATGHPSFVMSNSFTNQTLAQIELWNNSAAYKNEVYMLPKHLDEKVAALHLAKLGVELEVLREDQAAYIGVEVQGPFKPEYYRY
- a CDS encoding 4'-phosphopantetheinyl transferase family protein; the protein is MPLFQTIQFNETTKILIWEITESFDELYSRVTLKEKTQRRLEGMKSQMHQRAFLSVRMLIQEMGFTDKDLHYDEFGKPYFDCDHHISITHSYHFAAIIISKEKVGIDMELQREKIQRIADKFTDYECRYLEPNSIEEYIKKLTVIWGAKEAIFKIRNEKGISFKDHINVNNFSLGETQTQASLHFDDLIKDFDVHYEEIKSDNFEGTFTLVYAFEK
- a CDS encoding group III truncated hemoglobin, whose amino-acid sequence is MKKQIENRADVSFLVHQFYVKIRADREIGFYFNEMISDWDAHLEKLTDFWETNLFGVRKYKGNPHAVHNEVDAHFDEKITINEFGIWLNHWSQTIDEHFEGENAETLKRRARKMSTFLYMSIFQHRQKESEV
- a CDS encoding Crp/Fnr family transcriptional regulator, giving the protein MITVELLEKYGVVKKSFDKNDIIFEEGNLPSHYYQIISGEVKMSNYNDDGREFIQGIFYNGQSFGEPPLFLNQKYPANAIAVENTELFTLPKENFMRLLEENPKVSIQIIENLAQRLYYKSVMAAEISTHEPEHRVLKLIDHGIAYFNFQKDKNGYLINFTRQQIGDLTGLRVETVIRTIKALEKKGELKIINRKVYR
- a CDS encoding geranylgeranylglyceryl/heptaprenylglyceryl phosphate synthase, with the protein product MQEQILTIKQQILEAKSNGQKLLAVLLDPDKIVLENVNHLIEKINGSPATHIFVGGSIVQNNILEELISELKQKTNLPVILFPGDPSQISPQADAILFLSLLSGRNPDYLIEYQVQAAPILKKTNLEVISTGYILIESGNETAVARVSKTKPLSRENLDLVLATAQAGEMLGNQLIYLEAGSGAKQPVPAEMIELISQNIEIPVIVGGGIVDLHGIQKAYQAGADLVVIGTAFENNSRFFEL